The window GGGTCGGTGGCGCCGCAGAGTTCGCGGGCGCTGTGCATCGAGAGGATGGCCACGCCGATGTCGACCGTCTTGATGCCGTGGCGGGCCGCGGTGATGGGACCGATGGTGGTGCCGCAGGGCATGGAGTTGTTGGAGACGAACGTCTGGAAGGGGACGTCGGCCCTCTCGCAGGCGGCGGCCCACACGGCGCGGCCCGAACCGTCCGTCGCGTAGCGGTTGTTGACGTTCACTTTGAGGATCGGGCCGCCGCCCGCGCGCGGGTGGTGCGTCGGGTCGTGCCGCTCGGCGTAGTTCGGGTGCACGGCGTGACCCGTGTCGGAGGAGAGGCAGACCGTGCCGGCGAAGGCACGGGCCCGGTCCTCGTACGAGCCGCCGCGCGCGAACACCGAACGCTCCAGCACGCTGCCGAGCAGCGGCCCGTCCGCTCCCGTGTCCGACTGCGATCCGTTCTCCTCGTGGTCGAACGCCGCGAGGACCGGGATGTAGGAGAGGGTTTCGTCGGCCGTCGCCACGGCCGCCAGCGCCGCCGTACCGGCGTGCACGGACAGCAGGTTGTCCATGCGCGGGCCCGCCAGCAGTTCCTTGTCGCGGCCGAGGTAGGCGGGCGGTTCGATGGAGTGGACCATCAGGTCCCAGCCGGTGGTCTCGCCCTCGGCCAGTCCCGACTCCTCCTCCAGGAAGCGGATCAGGTCGCCGTCGCGCACGTCGTTGCCCAGGCCCCAGATGGGCTGCAGATGCCGCTGCTTGTCGAGCTTGAGGCCGTCCGAGGTGACGGACCGGTCCAGGTGGATGGCGAGTTGGGGCACGCGCAGCAGCGGCCGGTCGATGTTCACCAGCCGCGTCGAGCCGTCCCTGAGCGAGAGCCGTCCGGCCAGGCC is drawn from Streptomyces liliifuscus and contains these coding sequences:
- a CDS encoding M18 family aminopeptidase, whose protein sequence is MRTPPRFDRGHTDDLMSFLAVSPSPYHAVANAAERLEKAGFRQVAETDAWDGTSGGKYVLRGGAIVAWYVPEGAEPHTAFRIVGAHTDSPNLRVKPRPDSGAHGWRQVAVEVYGGPLLNSWLDRDLGLAGRLSLRDGSTRLVNIDRPLLRVPQLAIHLDRSVTSDGLKLDKQRHLQPIWGLGNDVRDGDLIRFLEEESGLAEGETTGWDLMVHSIEPPAYLGRDKELLAGPRMDNLLSVHAGTAALAAVATADETLSYIPVLAAFDHEENGSQSDTGADGPLLGSVLERSVFARGGSYEDRARAFAGTVCLSSDTGHAVHPNYAERHDPTHHPRAGGGPILKVNVNNRYATDGSGRAVWAAACERADVPFQTFVSNNSMPCGTTIGPITAARHGIKTVDIGVAILSMHSARELCGATDPFLLANSLVGFLEG